A genomic stretch from Anaerolinea thermophila UNI-1 includes:
- a CDS encoding dUTP diphosphatase, which produces MQTLRVARVRPQAKLPTRKHPEDAGLDLYAAESVTIPPHSPGIVPTGIAVDIPTGYVGLLKPKGRNDHLLGAGVIDAGYQGEILVKIVNPFPHSLVISAGEAIGQLLILPILTPGVQEVTPEELRQKPSERGSSGGIVDQFLRW; this is translated from the coding sequence ATGCAAACCCTGCGCGTTGCCCGTGTGCGTCCCCAAGCCAAACTGCCCACCCGCAAGCACCCCGAGGATGCCGGTCTCGACCTCTACGCTGCTGAATCGGTCACCATCCCGCCGCACAGCCCGGGGATTGTTCCCACCGGTATTGCGGTGGATATCCCCACGGGCTACGTGGGGTTGCTCAAACCCAAGGGGCGCAATGACCATCTTCTGGGGGCGGGGGTGATTGATGCGGGTTATCAGGGCGAAATTCTGGTGAAGATTGTCAATCCCTTTCCCCATTCGCTGGTCATCAGCGCCGGCGAAGCCATTGGGCAGTTGCTCATTCTGCCCATCCTTACCCCGGGGGTGCAGGAAGTGACCCCTGAGGAACTGCGCCAGAAGCCCAGCGAGCGGGGTAGCAGCGGGGGGATTGTCGATCAATTCCTGCGCTGGTAA
- a CDS encoding glucose-1-phosphate adenylyltransferase: protein MPSLDQVLAVILGGGRGSRLYPLTKLRSKPAVPMAGKYRLIDIPISNCINSRIYRIAVLTQFNSHSLHRHITQTYHFDVFHTGWVQIWAAEQTMEHTDWYQGTADAVRKQLLQIRATRAEYVLILAGDHLYRMDYDKMAAFHWEHNADITVAVQPVRSEDAPRFGILKRGADGRITDFAEKPKDPQRLAELVSRDDPARPYLGSMGIYFFKTNILAGLLENNDFDDFGGEVIPYALKHYQVYGYDFSGYWEDIGTIRSFYETNLALANPNPAFKLYDPDRPIYSRPRFLPGTIAENCILENVLLAEGCCIKNAEIRHSVIGLRSQIRSGTVIRDSILMGADYYDRACSDECESEGETPAIGIGRNCHIEGAIIDKNARIGSNVVIKPFPRRTDRDMGLYVINDGIVVIPKDAVIPSGTVIAPEA, encoded by the coding sequence TTTGGGCGGTGGGCGCGGGAGCCGTCTCTATCCGCTGACCAAGTTACGCTCCAAACCCGCCGTTCCCATGGCGGGCAAGTACCGCCTGATTGACATTCCCATCAGCAACTGCATCAATTCGCGCATTTACCGCATTGCCGTATTGACGCAGTTCAACTCCCACTCCCTGCACCGCCACATCACCCAAACCTATCACTTTGACGTGTTCCACACCGGCTGGGTGCAGATTTGGGCGGCGGAGCAGACCATGGAGCATACCGATTGGTATCAGGGCACGGCGGACGCGGTGCGCAAGCAACTGTTGCAAATCCGGGCTACCCGTGCTGAGTACGTGCTCATTCTGGCGGGCGATCACCTTTACCGCATGGACTATGATAAAATGGCAGCCTTCCACTGGGAGCACAATGCTGATATTACCGTGGCGGTGCAACCGGTGCGCTCTGAAGATGCCCCGCGTTTTGGTATTCTCAAGCGCGGCGCAGATGGGCGCATCACCGATTTTGCCGAGAAACCCAAAGACCCCCAGCGTCTGGCTGAACTGGTCAGTCGTGACGACCCTGCCCGCCCCTATCTGGGTTCGATGGGTATTTACTTCTTCAAGACCAACATCCTGGCGGGGTTGCTGGAGAACAACGACTTTGACGACTTTGGCGGCGAGGTCATTCCTTATGCCCTCAAGCACTATCAGGTGTATGGCTATGACTTCAGTGGTTACTGGGAAGATATCGGAACGATTCGTTCGTTCTATGAGACCAATCTGGCGCTTGCCAATCCTAACCCGGCTTTCAAATTGTATGACCCCGACCGTCCTATCTACAGCCGTCCGCGCTTCCTGCCAGGGACGATTGCCGAAAATTGCATTCTGGAAAACGTTCTGCTGGCAGAAGGCTGCTGTATTAAGAACGCTGAAATTCGCCACTCGGTGATTGGCTTGCGCAGTCAAATCCGCTCCGGCACGGTGATTCGCGACAGCATCCTGATGGGCGCCGACTATTACGATCGCGCTTGCAGTGACGAGTGTGAGAGCGAAGGGGAGACCCCTGCAATTGGCATCGGACGCAACTGCCACATTGAGGGAGCCATTATTGATAAGAATGCGCGCATCGGCTCAAACGTGGTCATCAAACCTTTCCCGCGGCGTACCGACCGCGATATGGGACTGTACGTGATTAATGATGGGATTGTGGTCATCCCCAAGGATGCGGTCATCCCCAGCGGTACGGTGATTGCCCCGGAAGCCTGA